The following is a genomic window from Xenopus laevis strain J_2021 chromosome 2L, Xenopus_laevis_v10.1, whole genome shotgun sequence.
ggccctattgccaccagttaggagtgctgcatgcactagttggccatttattttatataaaccattatttagtttaaccaatactgtgtgtgtgttattactgtattcctagtggggccatccGTAaatgcattcccggatcccactaggtggaggcactgcgctagtaagtaccaggtacccagtctctcccaataccactgcggagtggctcaggtttgtcccgtgtcatcaggtaagcgccacacgtggagtgtaacaccaacaaaggggtgtcaaaagggttacacTTACATCCCGAGCAGGGCTGCCTGAAACTGGATAAAAGGGTATTTCATTCAATTCCAGGAGTTTCTAAAACTAACAGAAATTCAACATTTCCGAAACTTATTTTCAGAGTCAAATTCTTCAGGCCTGGCTTACATTAACACACACCTCCCCTGCTCACTCATACCAGCTTCTCACCCAGTGATCTGAGCCCCTTTGGCTCCCTACTGTCTGGTCTCTACTTTGCTTATCACCCCCCCCAACTGTGCTCCCCCCATTGTGCCAAAAGTGTGTGACTCTTCTAGTCCTACTAATTTCAATCATCTGTACCTGATTTGCAATTTGTATTGGAAGCTAGAGACTTGTTCTATTTTTGTGGCATAGAGGGATGAGACTCAGAGTTTGTGGGTTGGCAGCAGGcctggattggcaatctgtgggttctggcaaatgccagaggggctgctctaaggttccataggcagtcactatttagtgagctggtgcaggactatttgggcctctgagtacttggaatgccagggcctattttgacttccagtccagacctgattggCAGTACCTAATGTATTCATGGGGGGAATGATTGTTTTGTGGTGAGACCAGGTTAAGTGATGCACATGATTTAAAAGCTCTGTAAAGACATATTGAAATACAATTTACATTGCCATGTTAATGTCATGGTTCCCAGAATGTAAACCACTGTTCAGCAGCTTCATACCTCGTGCCAAAGGGCAGCCAATCAAATCTCCATAGTTTGTTGGGGACATGTTTATCATAACCACATTTAATGAAGTGCACCATAATATAAGAAGTATGTTGCTTGGAGCAAGGCtttactgttttcttttaatctatAGAAAAGTGCTGAGCCAAATGAGTTCTTTGAAAGCAAAGGATGATAAACTTAGGTTTGCATTAACAGGTATGACATTTACCAAGTGCATGATTTAGTCTGACTATCACAGGTTATTGCCTCGTGGAGGGAACGAACAAGGTGTTGCCAGGCACAGTCCTGATATTCCTTTGCcatctgtatgttctttgttatGCCGTAGTAATTCACTCTTGTTCAAAATAAAAGGGATTGGATACTGAAGAGTAACAGATCATTGTTACTTGCTTTCAAGAACTGGGGACagtgtgtaaaatgaaaaatctcgAGGTGCATCCATGCTGGGCTTGGCATTAAGGAGTAGTTGCATAATATTCCAATAACATGATGTCCTGCAAGCAGCCTCATCACAACACTCCTCTCATTCATGGTTGTCTGCAACAGACAATGTTTGATTGGCCATTATTGGTTGGTTTGTTGCATATTAGCATTGAAACTGACAGACGGGAAAGGCTGCCCAAGCGCATTTGGTCCAAGAAAGTGTGTCCTAAGGAACAAGCACCTAAAACATTACAGAAGATCAATTCTAGGGAGGAAATTCCTTCCAGATCTccaatgagtgtttttttttaatttcttttttttagttggcCTTCCTGTGGATCATCGAGGAGCCACACAGGAGTAAAATGTTGAATCAAATCAACTACTACAACTATCTCAGCTGCTATGTGCAATTCATTGCAACACAGATTTAGGCTAATAGGACCTATACGCTTGAAATCTCATGAAAAGGGCAGAAAAATATGTCATGCAGCACAATCAGATAGTAGGAATGTGGGTGGAAACCAAAGGGTGTATACTGTGGGACAttttggctattttgttctattCCCTAACCTACTGGAGGAACATTGCCCTTTACTTTGCTTCTCTGTAACTTTTGTTTCTAAgctaatagtgttcttttatcctTACTGTGCATGAGGCCCCCAAGCACCACTCTAGGACACCCAGTCATGCAAGTCAATGTACAATATTTCAGAGTAGCTAAggatatattttgatatatgcTAGAAGTTACTTATCATATTAGAAGcagcacacatatatacagtatgatttcATGTAGGCACATTTGAGTGGGCTAGCCATAGTCTGTGATCTGGCtgatgtgtttttcttgaaaaataaCCACAACTGCCAATAGATTCAGTATTGCAAGTAATCAGTGTCCCTGGAAACAGATAAAAGTTTACAGAAGGCTTGATTTCATTACATATAGTCAAGAAAGTAAGAATTACAAACAACAGAAATGTAGTGTcttgcccattcccacaccttgtgtctcctTCCCTTTccctcttagattgtaagctctttgtatcagttattgggTGCTTAACCTGTATATGTGTGAGTTCCCTGcgtacacccatttattgtagcgcactgtggaatatgttggcgctttataagtacatgataaaaataatagtatctcattgatttaaatatgttgagagtttttttaaaccatgaaatATTGTGTCATTTCTTTTCCCAGAATGTCTGACTTTTCTTAAATTAAAGGTGGCATTTAGTaagttttataatttttaaaagggTTCGTCACCTTTTggattaacttttaatatgatgtagagagtgctattctgagacaatttgcaattggttttcatttttttttatttgtcgtttttgagttatttagctttttattcagcagttattcagtttgcaatttcagattactctagtaaccatgcattgatttgaataagagactggaaactggagagggcctgaatagaaagatgagtaaaaaaaagtagctacCCTCTTCCTCTAAccctaaaaaaacaatgttaaagtTCAATCACAATTAGGGACCTCCTTAAATAATATCTTCTAGTTTTGTGATTGGGTTATTCTCCAAGTAGATTCTAATATAGCAGCTAATAGAAGACAGAACCTTAGGTTTGTATGTGTTTTATATAGCAACAATAGAAAATCTTATATTGTTTGTTGTGGGGGGTCACAGAGAAAAGGCTGGGAGAACAAATAAGCAGGGAGTTAGTGGTGTAGGGCAGCTGCTGGGTATGCTGGGACAGTTGGGGAGAGGAGGAGCTGATCAGAGGCATAGACATGATAGAGAAATGGGCTTTGAAATGGAAGAAAAAGAGGTGGCAGATGAAAGTAAGTAGAAAGGGATACTGgaccattggggggggggggttatgggtAAAAAGAGAGTAAATTCCCTGCAAACAATGTTGGGTGGACAGgtatgcctcctgggcccccctgcagcgacatgctctgcttcctctgtagttacgcccctgttacCAACCCAAAACCCCCTAGACTGTGCTCTCTTTTTTAGACCTTCCTAAAGCCCTCTATGTACTTGTAAATTTAAAGTAAGTTTGAGAAATGTGCAGGGTGGTTTCCTATGGAGGAGACCACTTGACTGATCTGGTCTGGGTCAGACAGACTGAAAAGGGCTTAAAGTGCGAGGCAGTTCAGTGCTGATTGTATAACAGATATTTCACACACACAATGGAGTAAGTACAGAGCTGGCATAGATTTCAATTGGTACTGGGCCATGGCACTGAAAATGCTGCAGCGGGACCAGCTCACAGTCCCCCATACAGTGGATAGACAGAGGGAGTTTGAGAAGGTAACTGGGGAAGATCTGGGCGTGGTTGTTTGTTTAGCAAGGAATGGGTTCTATTTTCCTGAATAAACAGAGAACTTGAACCCCAGTATCTTTTTCAAGGGACTACcagacagggccaccatcagggggggcactGGGGGAACAATTGTCCTGGGCCTGATGCCTTCTATATTTTAAGTGGAGCCTGGCCGTCCTGGATTAGCTGGCTCCCCTTGAACTGCCAAAGTAGGAGTCTAGCCATGCcaaacaccaatttttttaactttttattttaaaacctttgagcactctttttttttttaagttggtgggccctggccactgatttttattttttaacttgggatggggggctggccacaaagtttttttttacttgtactgGTGCCTGGTTACCAgtgggtttttttaacttgggaggggggctggccacaaaggttttttttacttgtaccgGTCCCTGGTcaccagtgttttgttttttttaacttgtagggaggccacgccaccagtttttgttttttttatttgtagggagcccagaacattttgttgtatggggccccacaaattctgatggtggccctgctacCAGATTgtgctttaattttaattaatttatgttcTTCTGTAATGTCTATCCAGGCTTTCACTTTAAAGGGTTTCTTTCATGCTAAGCACCTCCTTCAAGAAAGGATGGGACTATTCCAATGCACCCCCTTCAATAAAGGATGGGACCATTCTAATGCACCCCTTAAAGAAAGGATGAGACCACTCCAATGCACCCCCTTCAATAAAGGATGGGACAATTCCAATGCACCCCCTTCAATAAAGGATGAGACCATTCCAATGcaccccctttaataaaaagtccATTTATGCTGCTCTCACATTCTAAAACAAGTGATCCATTCCTAAATTGGTATTTGTCAGTGTGCGCCATGTAACTGCAGCCTTATTGCTTTGCAACAGGAGAGCTAACGTTTTTCTGGTTCTCCTTGCACTGGCATCCTGGTGATATTATGGAATACTTTGTCATAAGAACGTGGAAGCAGAATGCGTTGCTGTCATGTGCATCATTTGTTCGTAACCATTACTCTAAGGAAGAAATTAACAAATCATTCAAAACCCTTCCCTTTGGGACCCCATTACATTAGCAGAACAAACCACTTTCAATTAACTGTTCACAAAGGATTTTAAGCTCAATTTAGTTGGATTTATCAAAGTAATAAGAGGAAGGTGAGATTTGCTCAGACCCAGGGGGGTATTTCACCTCTCCAGGGTCACATCCCAGCCACTGGTTTCTGACAGCAACATGTGCATTTCCACTCTACAGATGAATCACCTTTCTGCCTTGCCTCTCCTACTGCCCCTCCTTCTAGAGTtctcctattatatatatatacagtgcttgGAAACCTATCACACCTCACTCTCTCAGCCATGCAGCCTCTCAGTCTCATGCTTCTTGCTCTCCTTGCGTGTATCAGAGGTGCCCACTCTCATCAGGCAGGGGAAGAGCTGTCAGACAACTTTCTGGAGGTGCCACCTAGTTACCTGGATTCACAGGTATGTTTTGGGATGTAGGATCCAACTGCCAACTCATGTACAGAGGGGAAGGTTTATGGTAAATTTGTCTTGAATTGGGAAATATACATTTAGATATGATGCCTGAATAAGGCTGACactgattttatataaatgtaatatctCACTGTAAGAGGTGTCAGTCCATGATAGTCAGATAATGATACTGTAACAGCATGCAGCAGTGGAATCAGGATTTTGGCAGAagaattctttattttataaaaatataacatagtTAGCTAGgcttatacacacacaaacacacatacatacacaccagTTCTGATTGGGGCAATATCTGCATGGAGTTTCTGTTTTCTTCCTGTGCTTATGTGGGTTTCCTCAAGGAGGGGTCTCTGATCCTGCTGTCTGTGTATCTGGGATATggaaattagactgtaagctttgcAGTAAATCATTGTTATATATGCCGGCGCTGTATAAATAGAGCTAAATCTCatcataaatgttatttattattaaaggggtactaTCATAACAATGAAAATTGAACATAAGCTTCGTCGTACTGAAATAAtacaatttctaaatacaatcaattaaagattcACAATATTTCCCCTTAAATTCATAGACCAAAACCTGGGCTAgaagaaaaaatttgattgtaTTTCTAAAGAGAGCCCTCTGTCCATTAGTAGGTGATGTGTTCCACAAAGTATCAGAGTAAAGCATCAGTCATGCATTGAATAGGTCCTGCTTAGCACAAGGGGGTATAATGGTTACAAAATGTATGGCCCTACACAATAAAAGTGTGTTAAATGGCATATTATGCACTGCGTATATCCGAAAAGAAAAAGGATCCCGCAGCAATATCCATCCCAACTTCCCTGCTGTAATGACAAGATTCCACCTCTTCAGCCTATTCTGTGACCATGTATAGAGGTGCAGCACTAAATAATAATCGTAATGATAATCAGTCTTATTAATGAAGTTAGAGGGACAACGCCATTTATCCTTTAAACATAGATTGTAAAATCAAAGGTGCTGACATCTTTACAGGCAACACATGGCACGATGCAGTCAAAAACAACCAACAAAAGGAATTCATCGTGCTGATTGTAAAATACGTGTCATGGAGGTTCCCACATGCTATagacatcattaaaggggttgtttacctttcaattaatgttaagtatgatgtagagagtgatattctaagacaattttcaataggtttccattttttattatttgtgctttttgagttatttggcttttttttcagaagctctccagtttgcaatattggctgctatggtccaaattaccctagcaaccatgcattgatttgaataagagactggattatgaataagagaggcctgaatagaaagaggagtaataaaaagtggcaattataaatgtgtagcgttacagaacatttgtttttagatggggtgggTGACTCCCatttcgaaagctggaaagagtcagaaaaagaaggcaaataattcaaaaactagaaaaaaatgaaggccaattgaaaagttgcttagaataagccattctatgacatactaaaagtttactgtgtgaaccacccctttaaatttgatttaattaGACATAGATAGTGTGtggttaaaacaaatatttacagtAGATCCCCCAGAGTTGCACTGCactgttatataatataatatagtatagtataatctGCCCatgcaatgtattgttattacagaCAGATGAGTCAAGTTTCATGTCACAACCAACAACTGATGAGAAAATGGCACTAAATGCTTTGCTGAGGACAATTCTTCACAACAGACCTGCCAGGAGCTCCTTTCTCTTCCAGCCCCAGAGGTGAGAGGCAGATTGATAAAACAGGTTGCCTAAAAGGATGATGGATTTGCCAGTAAGCTACTATAGATCAGTTAGGTGCTGTAGCATATGGGCCAGCCAAGACCTCCAAACGAGTGTCCCAGCACATGTAAGTAAAGGTGATGCTTTTATTCAAGAAATTGTAGTCACAGCATTCTGCCATAACCTTTAGGCAATAGCATACGGGGCATTTGTGGAGCTGTCACTCAATTTTTAGTAGCTCAAGGACTGAGCCATCCCAAAGCAAGAGAAAGCTTGGAGATGTGGCAGTCTCTATTTGCAAGTGAAAATCGTCTGGAAACACTTTCAAGCAATTGCCAGGGCAGAGAATGGGTGGGGAGGTGCAATATGGTGCTGCCTCCAAGCTACAAAAGTTCACTCAATTGGCAGGATTTTATCCACATACTGACCATTGGAATGGTCCACCCCATATAATGTAAGAGCAAcctttttatttgcagaagtaaGAAAAGCAAGGATCAATACCCTAGTGTGGTTTTTGTGGACTATGTGATTGATTAGCCCCAGTAATTCAACCTTAGGATCCTTTATAACAATGAAGGTTATCTCCCCATAAGGGTCAGGACTCTGGATGTAAATAGTCACTAATAGGTGGAACAAgtggagcccccccccccatcctccaCCTCTCCAACATTGATCAGGGGAATGTTTTCCATTTTTAACTAATTTAATGAGGGCTAATGGGTGAATTACATTGAATTGAGTACGGTCACCTTTTGtaatgatcaaaaaaaaaaatatagattactGGCCTCCTTCCCACTCCTCATTATGAAGGTTGGGATGTCACCCTTCCTTTTATATATACTAAATGGAGCATCCTGATGCTTATTAATCATTCAGGGTAGTCATTAT
Proteins encoded in this region:
- the LOC108708644 gene encoding pro-FMRFamide-related neuropeptide FF — encoded protein: MGFEMEEKEVADETMQPLSLMLLALLACIRGAHSHQAGEELSDNFLEVPPSYLDSQTDESSFMSQPTTDEKMALNALLRTILHNRPARSSFLFQPQRFGRDERSSMLGDSRIQSRGWDSIAPQFWSMAVPQRFGKKK